Proteins from a genomic interval of Capsicum annuum cultivar UCD-10X-F1 chromosome 4, UCD10Xv1.1, whole genome shotgun sequence:
- the LOC107855066 gene encoding uncharacterized protein LOC107855066, with translation MLFAVEGGGFFSSSASGYSKGLTLLLLGQKNEEKPMRVAPWNHYQLVDQETDSDLQLASGKNRLVRGCGSFVCFGRAGAGLESPSPLKVGPTQQPEVLPSCPASDKGNDQQQSVNIVEDSYISPKVALKSSLKKPVISVPISGGNGIERDTISEKVDDASSPKEKKKVQWTDTSGGELFEIREFEPSDEGESDDEFENGNERTCSCKIM, from the exons ATGTTATTTGCAGTAGAAGGAGGGGGTTTCTTCTCGTCTTCAGCTTCTGGATATAGTAAGGGCCTGACCCTTCTACTCTTGGGTCAGAAGAACGAAGAGAAGCCCATGAGAGTTGCACCGTGGAACCATTACCAGTTGGTGGACCAAGAAACTGATTCTGATCTCCAGCTGGCTTCCGGGAAGAACAGGCTTGTCCGCGGGTGCGGCTCCTTTGTATGCTTTGGTCGCGCTGGCGCTGGACTTGAGAGCCCATCTCCCCTTAAAGTCGGTCCTACCCAACAGCCTGAAGTCTTGCCCAGCTGTCCTGCTTCAGACAAGGGCAACGATCAGCAGCAGAGTGTTAATATTGTTGAAGACAGTTATATTTCACCAAAGGTTGCTCTTAAGAGTAGCTTAAAAAAACCAGTGATTAGTGTTCCCATTTCTGGTGGCAATGGCATTGAACGTGACACAATTTCTGAAAAGGTTGATGATGCTTCCAGCCCTAAGGAGAAAAAGAAAGTGCAGTGGACGGACACATCTGGAGGAGAGCTTTTTGAGATAAGGGAATTTGAGCCTAG TGACGAGGGTGAATCGGATGATGAGTTTGAGAATGGGAATGAAAGAACTTGTTCTTGCAAGATAATGTAA